In Candidatus Sysuiplasma acidicola, one DNA window encodes the following:
- a CDS encoding DUF1610 domain-containing protein gives MTSNDLNCSSCGIRLVDTGVVSFMCPSCGQNRIGRCAQCRDQGIRYTCSSCGFSGP, from the coding sequence ATGACATCCAACGATTTGAATTGCAGTTCATGCGGAATAAGGCTCGTAGATACAGGCGTAGTTTCCTTCATGTGCCCAAGCTGCGGGCAGAACAGGATTGGAAGATGTGCCCAGTGCAGGGATCAGGGCATAAGGTACACATGCAGTTCATGTGGCTTTTCTGGACCATGA
- a CDS encoding elongation factor 1-beta, whose translation MGKVAMTYRLMPESTDFDFTGIDRVITSKLPGGSELRDGRIVPIAFGLSSFEVMIVAEDREGTSDSVEKALQSINGIRSVESIEITLL comes from the coding sequence ATGGGAAAAGTGGCCATGACGTACAGACTCATGCCTGAATCAACCGATTTCGATTTTACAGGTATCGACAGGGTCATAACGTCAAAACTGCCCGGAGGTTCAGAACTCAGGGACGGCAGAATAGTGCCGATTGCCTTCGGCCTGAGCTCATTTGAAGTCATGATTGTTGCCGAGGACAGGGAAGGCACTTCTGACAGCGTGGAAAAGGCACTTCAAAGCATCAATGGAATAAGAAGCGTAGAGTCCATTGAGATAACGCTGCTCTGA
- a CDS encoding DNA primase large subunit PriL, whose product MLSSLDNVRNMAMFPYTQAVRTYVAAHPEMYDLAVMLRSPLYEMVRVRGKERTLSALNNMETGERRLSTEEECRQEILSFAVSRMICSVIGDRFLVNRVAVTEGKAAGALLARNHALIMPMAKEFGIEPVEEEEGKGVYSIHFTAFLKYSSKMRSPDWKLLYQRLRKGRVTVDRQRLIRLVEQAVTDHLSERLPPYTDEIRSSLSAEIHEVATVLNEKKAEFQKNNLGDISEARYPPCMKEILRQIQTSQNVPQMGRFAIVTFLHAIGMSAEQIFDLFSSVPDFRADKTRYQIEHITGRISSTEYSVPECSTMKSYGICYNPDSLCGREWMKHPLTYYITKGRPAKSPSRKRSPSRQP is encoded by the coding sequence ATGCTGTCCAGTCTCGACAACGTCAGGAACATGGCCATGTTCCCGTATACGCAGGCCGTGAGGACATACGTGGCCGCGCATCCGGAAATGTACGACTTAGCTGTCATGCTCAGGAGTCCCCTCTATGAGATGGTGAGAGTGCGGGGGAAGGAAAGGACACTCTCCGCCCTGAACAACATGGAGACGGGCGAACGCAGACTCTCGACAGAGGAGGAATGCAGGCAGGAAATACTCTCCTTTGCCGTCTCAAGGATGATATGCTCTGTCATCGGTGACAGGTTTCTCGTAAACAGGGTCGCGGTGACGGAGGGCAAGGCTGCCGGTGCGCTGCTCGCGCGGAATCACGCTCTGATAATGCCGATGGCAAAGGAATTCGGCATTGAACCTGTTGAGGAGGAAGAGGGAAAGGGGGTGTACTCGATTCACTTCACCGCATTTCTGAAGTACTCCTCGAAGATGCGCTCACCCGACTGGAAACTGCTTTACCAGCGTCTGAGAAAGGGAAGAGTCACGGTGGATCGCCAGCGTCTTATCAGGCTTGTGGAACAGGCCGTTACCGATCATCTGTCAGAGAGGCTGCCGCCGTACACCGACGAGATTCGCAGTTCGCTCTCCGCAGAGATACACGAAGTCGCAACGGTGCTGAATGAAAAGAAAGCAGAGTTTCAGAAGAACAATCTGGGCGACATAAGCGAGGCAAGATATCCTCCGTGCATGAAGGAAATACTCCGTCAGATACAGACATCTCAGAATGTGCCGCAGATGGGCAGATTCGCCATAGTGACGTTTCTGCACGCGATAGGCATGAGTGCGGAACAGATATTCGATCTGTTCAGTTCTGTGCCCGATTTCCGTGCCGACAAGACGAGATATCAGATTGAACATATAACCGGAAGGATATCGTCGACGGAGTACTCCGTCCCGGAATGCAGCACCATGAAGTCCTACGGCATATGCTACAATCCGGACAGCCTGTGCGGCAGGGAATGGATGAAACATCCTCTTACGTATTACATAACCAAGGGCAGGCCCGCTAAATCTCCCTCCAGGAAGCGATCGCCCTCCAGACAGCCGTGA
- a CDS encoding CDP-alcohol phosphatidyltransferase family protein, with translation MVLDRVRESSERIVDPIARRMAKINPNTVSWIAFVLAAFAAVLLAGSSIATRDLLIGAFAFILVSGTFDALDGAVARVSGKSSQKGDFLDHVLDRYADIALILGFTFSFYSAGLALGMFALIGVFMTSYLGTQAQAVGLKRNYGGILGRADRLVYMLVAVAVEYLYGTSHYGPHGATFLFLTPFEWLLLFFGIAGNLTAVWRAIASWREI, from the coding sequence ATGGTTTTAGACAGGGTGAGAGAGTCCTCGGAGAGGATAGTTGATCCTATAGCACGAAGGATGGCAAAAATCAATCCAAACACGGTCAGCTGGATTGCATTCGTGCTTGCGGCGTTTGCCGCCGTTCTCCTTGCAGGCTCCTCCATAGCGACGCGTGACCTGCTGATTGGCGCCTTTGCTTTCATACTGGTGAGCGGCACATTTGATGCGCTGGACGGAGCCGTAGCACGTGTTTCCGGCAAGAGCAGCCAGAAAGGCGACTTCCTTGACCATGTCCTCGACAGGTATGCAGACATAGCGCTCATACTGGGTTTCACCTTCAGCTTCTATTCGGCAGGGCTAGCGCTGGGCATGTTCGCGTTGATAGGCGTCTTCATGACCAGCTATCTCGGAACACAGGCACAGGCGGTTGGGCTGAAGAGAAATTACGGAGGCATTCTTGGCAGGGCGGACAGACTCGTCTACATGCTTGTTGCCGTTGCGGTGGAATATCTCTACGGCACATCGCACTACGGACCGCACGGCGCAACATTCCTCTTCCTCACGCCGTTTGAGTGGCTCCTCCTGTTCTTTGGCATCGCCGGGAATCTCACGGCTGTCTGGAGGGCGATCGCTTCCTGGAGGGAGATTTAG
- a CDS encoding adenylate kinase family protein — translation MKSVALTGTPGTGKSTVAHVLKERGYRVIGVMEMVRRTGTSYTYSARDRCHVVDTDELARRSAALWRAGVEGVTIVEGHLAHYASCDMAIVLRCRPSELFARLEKRGWKKQKIQDNVRSEVLDVILIEAMERIKCIHEMDTGSMTPADAADAVEMAINGRSRNPPVTSRWRGEIEKWF, via the coding sequence ATGAAATCAGTTGCCCTCACTGGAACACCCGGAACCGGAAAGAGCACAGTAGCACATGTGCTGAAGGAGCGCGGATACCGCGTCATCGGAGTGATGGAGATGGTGCGTAGGACCGGCACCAGTTACACCTACTCCGCCAGGGACAGGTGTCATGTTGTGGATACGGACGAACTGGCAAGGCGCAGCGCCGCGCTGTGGCGCGCCGGAGTTGAAGGAGTCACGATCGTCGAGGGGCACCTTGCGCATTATGCATCCTGCGACATGGCCATAGTGCTCAGATGCCGTCCATCAGAACTCTTTGCGAGACTGGAGAAGAGGGGATGGAAAAAACAAAAGATTCAGGACAATGTGCGCTCGGAAGTTCTCGATGTCATACTGATTGAAGCGATGGAAAGGATAAAGTGCATTCACGAAATGGATACGGGCAGCATGACGCCTGCGGACGCCGCCGACGCGGTCGAAATGGCGATAAACGGAAGAAGCAGGAACCCGCCGGTGACATCCAGATGGAGAGGTGAAATTGAAAAATGGTTTTAG
- the truA gene encoding tRNA pseudouridine(38-40) synthase TruA gives MPRIALKFAYEGTSFSGYQRQPGARTVEGDVIKALVDIRAISGAAEANFVSASRTDRGVHAIANAVAFDTSFDPDKLAGALNARCRDILFHSYLLVPASFNPRKAVMRHYRYLLFGCGNTEKLRGALALFTGRRDFINFSKSGAAGRFRSIERIDVTERERWTEIDFYGRSFLHNMLRRIVSAATMVSDGRAEMEDISLALEGRERMSFGLARPEFLILMDVDYGMRFVRAQYSPDSAERWKDKLSRIETLEYLYRLMPK, from the coding sequence ATGCCGAGGATTGCATTGAAATTTGCCTATGAAGGAACAAGTTTCTCCGGATACCAGCGTCAGCCTGGCGCAAGGACAGTGGAAGGAGACGTGATAAAAGCGCTGGTCGACATCAGGGCAATATCCGGCGCCGCAGAAGCAAACTTTGTCAGTGCAAGCAGAACCGACAGAGGCGTTCATGCGATTGCAAATGCAGTTGCCTTCGACACTTCATTCGATCCTGACAAACTTGCAGGAGCGCTTAATGCCAGATGCAGGGACATACTCTTCCATTCATACCTGCTGGTCCCGGCTTCATTCAATCCGAGAAAAGCTGTTATGAGACATTACCGTTATCTGCTGTTCGGATGCGGGAACACTGAGAAACTACGCGGCGCGCTCGCTCTTTTCACCGGGCGCAGGGATTTCATCAATTTCTCCAAAAGCGGTGCGGCGGGAAGGTTCAGGAGCATAGAGAGAATAGATGTTACAGAACGTGAGAGATGGACGGAGATAGATTTCTACGGCAGAAGCTTCCTGCACAACATGCTCAGGCGCATTGTGAGCGCGGCAACTATGGTTTCGGACGGAAGGGCGGAAATGGAGGACATAAGTCTTGCGCTTGAGGGTAGAGAACGGATGAGTTTTGGTCTCGCAAGACCGGAATTCCTGATACTGATGGACGTGGACTACGGCATGCGGTTCGTGCGGGCGCAGTATTCGCCGGACTCCGCAGAGAGATGGAAGGATAAGCTTTCCCGCATTGAAACGCTGGAATATCTGTATCGTTTGATGCCGAAATGA
- a CDS encoding acylphosphatase, producing the protein MAKVRTTVRFRGRVQGVGFRFHAVEFAKESGVTGWIRNRDDGTVEAVFEGEEQAVRFVIERCKMGIAQAHVSSVEATNMKYTGEFSSFSIR; encoded by the coding sequence ATGGCTAAGGTGAGAACGACGGTCAGGTTCAGAGGACGTGTGCAGGGCGTGGGTTTCAGATTTCATGCCGTGGAATTCGCAAAAGAGAGCGGAGTAACCGGATGGATCAGGAACAGGGACGACGGCACAGTGGAAGCAGTTTTTGAGGGGGAGGAGCAGGCCGTCCGGTTTGTTATTGAACGCTGCAAAATGGGCATCGCCCAGGCGCATGTTTCTTCTGTTGAGGCAACGAACATGAAGTATACAGGCGAATTTTCCTCCTTCTCGATACGCTGA
- a CDS encoding TatD family hydrolase encodes MKYPVFDNHVHLQRGGRFIDAAIEFERKGGSSMLLVNLPPDGDPCSPDFFEIMYSEAESIRDAVVEHTGLTVLLAVGPYPVTFIEMAREEGLQAAEEKMITGVELAAAHVLDGKADAIGEVGRPHFPVPEEVMEASNRIMTECMKSAKEASCAVVLHTEDPYPSMMSGIADLADGAGIERGRVVKHHCTDLITPAENSGIFPSVKATRELVQSSAAKGTRFMMETDYIDDPKRPGAILGIGTVPRRTRELIESGEFDDSIAWKIHGDNPSAVYGNDRVSARSHGR; translated from the coding sequence ATGAAGTATCCGGTGTTTGATAATCACGTGCATCTTCAGCGCGGCGGAAGATTCATTGATGCGGCGATCGAATTCGAGAGAAAGGGAGGAAGCTCAATGCTGCTTGTCAATCTTCCGCCCGACGGCGATCCTTGCTCGCCTGATTTCTTCGAAATCATGTACAGTGAGGCGGAGAGCATAAGGGATGCAGTAGTGGAACATACTGGACTGACAGTACTTCTCGCCGTAGGTCCTTATCCTGTAACCTTCATTGAAATGGCACGTGAAGAGGGACTCCAGGCTGCAGAAGAGAAGATGATTACAGGGGTGGAACTCGCAGCAGCTCACGTCCTTGACGGAAAGGCCGATGCAATAGGCGAGGTAGGCAGGCCGCATTTTCCCGTGCCTGAAGAGGTTATGGAAGCAAGCAACAGAATCATGACAGAATGCATGAAGAGTGCGAAGGAAGCTTCATGCGCGGTTGTGCTGCATACAGAAGATCCGTATCCGTCCATGATGTCTGGCATAGCGGACCTGGCCGACGGTGCAGGAATAGAAAGGGGGAGAGTAGTGAAGCACCACTGCACTGATCTCATCACTCCTGCAGAGAACAGCGGGATCTTCCCGTCTGTAAAGGCGACAAGAGAGCTCGTACAATCTTCAGCGGCGAAGGGTACGCGATTCATGATGGAGACAGACTACATCGATGATCCGAAGCGGCCCGGAGCCATCCTTGGAATCGGCACAGTACCCAGGAGAACGAGAGAACTTATTGAAAGCGGCGAGTTCGACGACAGCATTGCCTGGAAGATACACGGTGACAATCCCTCGGCGGTGTACGGCAACGATCGTGTATCGGCACGCAGTCACGGCCGATGA
- a CDS encoding TATA-box-binding protein, producing the protein MPKIKIENVVASTSLGEELDLQAIALALDGAEYEPEQFPGLIYRLKEPKTATLLFRSGKVVCTGAKSLEEVKLAISKVSKQIGKAGIIIKIEPKIEVQNIVASSDLGQEINLNAIAISLGLEKVEYEPEQFPGLVYRLDSPKVVVLLFGSGKLVCTGARKPSDVGDAVQKIMEELQGAGLLH; encoded by the coding sequence ATGCCGAAAATCAAAATTGAAAATGTTGTTGCATCCACTTCACTCGGTGAGGAGCTAGATTTACAGGCAATTGCACTTGCTCTTGATGGTGCGGAATACGAGCCTGAGCAGTTTCCTGGACTCATTTACAGACTGAAGGAGCCGAAGACTGCCACGCTGCTTTTCAGGAGCGGAAAAGTCGTATGCACAGGTGCGAAGAGTCTTGAAGAAGTCAAACTTGCAATCAGCAAGGTGTCAAAACAGATAGGCAAGGCAGGCATAATAATCAAGATAGAGCCCAAGATCGAAGTTCAGAATATTGTCGCATCGTCTGACCTGGGTCAGGAAATCAACCTTAATGCCATAGCCATAAGCCTGGGGCTGGAAAAAGTTGAGTACGAGCCTGAGCAGTTTCCTGGACTCGTTTACAGGCTGGACTCTCCAAAAGTCGTCGTACTGCTCTTCGGAAGCGGCAAGCTTGTCTGCACAGGAGCCCGTAAACCATCGGACGTAGGAGACGCGGTGCAGAAGATAATGGAAGAGTTGCAGGGTGCGGGACTTCTCCACTGA
- a CDS encoding glycosyltransferase family 2 protein, giving the protein MLHVISIVIPTINEEESIGQVIDRIADAMKSTGREYEIIVVDTNSRDRTVEIARSRGCNVVEEKRRGYGRAYKTGFAASKGNVIIAMDADSSYPPEAIPRLLQSFDDGNFDFITANRFVSMDRGAMNRTHKFGNWVLNIATKLLFRVSITDSQSGMWIMKKEAYEGLNVTSNGFPFSEEIKIRAARSLRFMEVPIDFVERKGEKKLSTWRDGWNNLKFLLKLRFSRDF; this is encoded by the coding sequence ATGTTGCATGTGATTTCAATAGTGATTCCTACAATAAATGAGGAAGAGTCGATAGGCCAGGTTATAGACAGGATAGCAGACGCGATGAAGTCTACTGGCCGGGAGTACGAAATCATAGTGGTGGATACGAATTCCAGGGACAGAACCGTAGAAATAGCGAGAAGCAGGGGATGCAACGTCGTTGAGGAAAAGAGGCGCGGTTATGGAAGAGCCTACAAAACGGGTTTCGCTGCATCAAAAGGGAATGTGATAATAGCCATGGACGCAGACTCGTCTTATCCGCCGGAAGCCATACCCCGTCTGCTTCAGTCGTTTGACGACGGTAATTTTGATTTCATTACAGCCAACAGATTCGTTTCCATGGACAGAGGGGCGATGAACAGAACGCACAAGTTCGGGAACTGGGTGCTCAACATCGCCACCAAACTGCTTTTCCGGGTATCGATAACAGACTCCCAGAGCGGTATGTGGATTATGAAGAAGGAGGCATATGAGGGGCTCAACGTGACAAGCAACGGCTTCCCGTTCTCAGAGGAGATAAAGATCCGTGCAGCCAGAAGCCTCCGGTTTATGGAGGTGCCGATAGATTTTGTGGAACGAAAGGGAGAGAAAAAACTCAGCACTTGGAGAGATGGATGGAATAACTTGAAGTTCCTTCTCAAACTACGATTTTCACGCGACTTCTGA
- a CDS encoding glycosyltransferase yields MLVSVIVTVRNEGRNISDLLESLIRQNVEKEVIIVDAFSTDNTADIVRSYAARYHFIKLYLKSGKRGEGRNFGIQRSTGDIVAFIDGDCNASDHWLEEIVTSLESVDAVAGRTIYVGEGPYSGLERVELYRRGLDVTYPSCNLAYRRTVLTDVGGFDSWFITAEDIDLNIRTVDRGYDLAYNEKAVVHHKTRESLYAFSRQAFWNGAGRKQLTLKYGSLWKSYKPLEMLRRKVTYYGSVRVVMALFGYVAYKLYGQKRKVPF; encoded by the coding sequence GTGCTGGTCAGTGTGATTGTTACAGTGAGGAACGAGGGACGGAACATTTCCGACCTGCTTGAAAGCCTGATCAGGCAGAATGTTGAAAAAGAGGTGATAATTGTGGATGCGTTCAGCACAGACAATACGGCGGATATTGTCCGTTCCTACGCTGCCCGTTATCATTTCATAAAACTGTATTTGAAGAGCGGGAAGAGAGGGGAGGGAAGAAACTTCGGCATTCAGAGGTCAACGGGCGATATTGTCGCATTCATAGACGGAGACTGTAACGCCTCTGATCACTGGCTTGAGGAGATTGTGACATCGCTGGAATCAGTTGATGCTGTCGCAGGCAGGACCATTTATGTCGGAGAGGGCCCTTACAGCGGGCTGGAGAGAGTTGAACTTTACAGAAGAGGGCTGGATGTCACATATCCCTCCTGCAATCTCGCATATAGGCGCACAGTCCTGACTGACGTCGGCGGTTTCGATTCATGGTTTATAACGGCAGAAGATATTGATCTCAACATAAGGACCGTGGACAGGGGCTATGACCTGGCGTACAATGAAAAAGCGGTTGTTCATCACAAGACGCGTGAATCGCTTTACGCTTTCTCAAGACAGGCATTCTGGAACGGAGCGGGCAGAAAGCAGCTGACGCTCAAATACGGCAGTCTATGGAAGAGTTACAAGCCGCTGGAAATGCTCCGGCGAAAAGTGACGTATTACGGTTCGGTGAGGGTTGTTATGGCGCTTTTCGGCTACGTTGCTTATAAACTGTACGGTCAGAAACGAAAAGTGCCCTTTTGA
- a CDS encoding long-chain-fatty-acid--CoA ligase codes for MSFFDFQLTIGELIASAIERNPNQTISFRDRDHFTYSQFMGDVKHLAGGLSKLGVGRGDVVAVLDYDSIPYLQSYFAVPSLGAILHTVNIRYPPEVMYYTMQHAGDKYAIIRDDFLPVAEKHADLFKFIRGWIVVSEKGAKSTLPGSISLKDLNPPENFELPQVNENETATIFYTSGTTGKPKGVTFTHRQIVLHSLCGISSFSDPPIKMTNEDVWMPLVPLFHVHSWGLPFSNLLKGMKYVMPGKYEIPELLRTIRNEKVTLMAMVPSVLYLMISHPDAPKYLSGLNLRVVVGGAALPKGLSEKAAQLGIHTFSGYGLSETAPVLTLATFSHAVLQMTEQERNGFRLKTGYPVPLVHIRVLDSSGKEVPHDGKSIGEIVVRSPWLTKGYYKDEEKTAELWKGDWLHTGDLAVLDGYGYLQIVDREKDAVKSGGEFIPSLLLEDAISTCPGVAEVAVVGRKDETWGERPVAFIVAKGDVTSGDIVKTLSGLVDVGRIAKFWIPDQFIFVDALEKTSTGKIDKKVLKVGLH; via the coding sequence ATGTCCTTCTTTGACTTCCAGCTTACGATCGGAGAATTGATAGCGTCCGCGATTGAGAGAAACCCCAATCAGACCATATCATTCAGGGATAGAGATCACTTCACATATTCACAGTTCATGGGGGATGTAAAACACCTTGCCGGCGGTCTCAGTAAACTCGGCGTTGGCCGGGGAGATGTAGTTGCAGTACTGGATTACGACTCCATCCCGTACCTGCAGTCATACTTTGCCGTCCCTTCACTTGGCGCTATACTGCACACAGTGAACATCCGTTATCCACCAGAAGTCATGTACTACACGATGCAGCATGCCGGCGACAAGTATGCAATCATACGTGATGACTTCCTTCCCGTCGCCGAAAAGCACGCCGATCTCTTCAAGTTCATAAGGGGATGGATTGTGGTCAGTGAAAAGGGTGCAAAATCAACGCTTCCCGGATCGATTTCATTGAAGGACCTCAACCCGCCTGAAAATTTTGAACTGCCACAGGTTAACGAGAACGAGACAGCCACAATATTCTATACGTCGGGGACGACAGGTAAGCCCAAGGGCGTCACATTCACCCACAGGCAGATCGTTCTTCACTCGCTTTGCGGTATATCCAGTTTTTCCGATCCGCCGATAAAGATGACGAACGAGGATGTCTGGATGCCCCTGGTTCCTCTGTTTCATGTTCACAGCTGGGGTCTGCCGTTCTCAAATCTGCTGAAGGGCATGAAATACGTGATGCCTGGAAAATACGAGATACCCGAACTTCTGAGGACTATAAGGAATGAAAAGGTGACGCTCATGGCGATGGTGCCGTCCGTGCTTTATCTGATGATCAGCCATCCGGATGCGCCAAAATATCTTTCTGGACTCAACCTCAGGGTGGTGGTGGGCGGTGCAGCACTTCCCAAGGGACTTTCCGAAAAGGCGGCGCAGCTCGGCATACATACGTTTTCCGGATACGGTCTTTCGGAAACCGCTCCTGTCCTGACCCTGGCGACGTTCAGTCACGCAGTCCTGCAGATGACGGAACAGGAGAGGAACGGATTCCGTCTCAAGACTGGCTATCCTGTGCCGCTTGTGCACATCAGGGTGCTCGACAGTTCAGGGAAGGAAGTTCCTCACGACGGGAAGAGCATCGGCGAGATTGTTGTACGCTCTCCATGGCTGACAAAGGGATATTACAAAGATGAGGAGAAGACAGCAGAACTGTGGAAAGGGGACTGGCTGCATACCGGCGATCTGGCAGTTCTGGACGGATATGGTTATCTGCAGATCGTTGACAGGGAGAAGGATGCCGTGAAATCGGGCGGCGAATTTATTCCATCCCTGCTGCTCGAGGATGCAATAAGCACGTGTCCCGGAGTTGCGGAAGTTGCCGTTGTGGGCAGGAAAGACGAAACGTGGGGTGAACGCCCCGTCGCTTTCATCGTGGCGAAAGGCGATGTGACCTCCGGCGACATTGTGAAGACTCTTTCAGGTTTGGTGGATGTCGGCAGGATCGCAAAATTCTGGATACCTGATCAGTTCATATTTGTCGACGCACTCGAAAAGACCAGTACTGGCAAGATTGACAAGAAAGTGCTCAAAGTTGGTTTGCACTGA
- a CDS encoding proline iminopeptidase-family hydrolase produces MVHVRERKGHVRILGHRLFYRLFGDSPFRGTVVCLHGGPGATHDYLLPMADLAGHGYRVLLYDQLGCGKSELPPNTSLFTIERGVEELEELRKVMRLGRIHLMGSSYGGLLALAYALKYQRNLLSIVTVGGIASVPLTISEMERLKSLLPARVRKTLTRYEEKGEFSNPDYLKAVEVFYRRHLCRLPVWPDDLIKSMNNTSLPVYGTMNGPNEFTITGNIRYWDISSRLGEIRVPVLVTGGRYDEVTPRVARQISNGIRNSRLVIFRNSSHLPMWEERERFISRVADFLDGVSRNRQS; encoded by the coding sequence ATGGTGCACGTTAGAGAAAGGAAGGGCCATGTTAGGATACTGGGCCACAGGTTATTCTACAGACTATTCGGCGACTCACCGTTCAGAGGCACGGTGGTGTGCCTGCACGGCGGACCAGGCGCAACGCACGACTATCTTCTTCCCATGGCGGATCTGGCCGGACACGGTTACCGTGTTCTTCTGTACGATCAGCTTGGCTGCGGAAAGTCAGAACTTCCGCCCAACACGTCACTCTTCACGATAGAGAGGGGAGTCGAGGAGCTTGAGGAACTCAGGAAGGTGATGCGGCTGGGCAGAATTCACCTTATGGGTTCAAGTTACGGCGGCCTTCTTGCCCTTGCCTACGCGCTGAAATATCAGCGCAATCTGCTCAGCATTGTGACGGTGGGAGGCATTGCTAGCGTGCCTCTAACGATTTCCGAGATGGAGAGGCTGAAGTCTCTCCTTCCTGCTCGCGTGAGGAAGACACTGACGAGGTATGAAGAGAAAGGCGAATTCAGCAATCCGGACTACTTGAAGGCAGTGGAAGTGTTCTACAGGCGCCATCTCTGCAGGCTGCCGGTCTGGCCCGATGATCTCATTAAATCGATGAATAACACGAGTCTGCCCGTATACGGCACGATGAACGGCCCAAATGAATTCACCATCACTGGCAACATACGCTACTGGGATATTTCGTCAAGGCTCGGGGAGATAAGGGTGCCGGTGCTCGTCACTGGCGGCAGGTATGATGAAGTTACACCCAGAGTCGCCAGGCAGATAAGCAACGGCATCAGGAACTCCAGGCTGGTTATATTCAGGAACAGCTCTCATCTGCCCATGTGGGAGGAGAGGGAGCGTTTCATATCCCGCGTTGCAGACTTCCTTGACGGTGTTTCGCGCAACAGGCAAAGCTGA
- a CDS encoding DinB family protein, which translates to MVEIRELITYCSTVRRRFATALSALPQETVDRNMEASFYSMKNIMLHMIDNEDMIVNFVIPGKQDAYVRKKSEDYPDFASVVRHLDAVESRTASFLASADNEELRRKVSLRTMKGAVFNLSVEECLLQTFTEQLYHMGELIALLWQLNIEPPQMQWFYNNPRSTL; encoded by the coding sequence ATGGTGGAAATAAGGGAACTCATAACATACTGCAGCACGGTCAGAAGGCGCTTCGCAACCGCTCTCTCCGCCCTTCCACAGGAAACAGTGGACAGGAATATGGAGGCGAGCTTCTACAGCATGAAAAACATAATGCTTCATATGATCGACAACGAGGACATGATCGTCAATTTTGTTATACCGGGCAAGCAGGATGCCTATGTCAGGAAGAAATCTGAGGATTATCCCGATTTCGCATCTGTAGTCAGGCATCTGGACGCAGTGGAATCCAGGACAGCCTCGTTCCTCGCTTCAGCAGACAATGAAGAGCTTCGTAGAAAAGTAAGTCTCAGGACAATGAAGGGCGCCGTTTTCAACCTCTCAGTCGAGGAATGCCTCCTGCAGACATTCACTGAGCAACTCTACCATATGGGTGAACTCATTGCCCTGCTCTGGCAGCTCAACATAGAGCCTCCTCAGATGCAGTGGTTCTACAACAATCCCAGATCGACGCTTTGA
- a CDS encoding nucleoside phosphorylase has protein sequence MAVQIITGLKENEGARYALICGDPERVPRIASRLSSVKKVRHVREFNIMSGKLLGERVLVASTGIGGPSTAILMEELANTGTDTFIRVGTSGGIAEGLRKGDLVITTAAYRRDGTSRSYVPDTFPAAAHHEIIGALMHEAEERKCTFQKGVTLSVDGFYSENRILNDDRVISMSRGGFMLSHTAGNLDDAKKMGVKNIEMEMGTVLTLTTLWNIRGGGICLVSDVAPWHETEDIIDPESGMDSCVDTAVGALIRVIGADRERGN, from the coding sequence ATGGCTGTCCAGATTATCACAGGACTCAAGGAAAACGAAGGCGCCAGATATGCGCTGATATGCGGAGACCCTGAAAGGGTGCCACGAATCGCGTCAAGGCTTTCTTCTGTGAAGAAGGTGAGGCATGTCAGGGAGTTCAATATCATGTCGGGCAAACTGCTCGGCGAAAGGGTCCTTGTTGCATCCACCGGCATCGGCGGACCGTCGACTGCCATTCTCATGGAAGAGCTTGCAAATACCGGGACGGACACATTCATACGTGTCGGAACTTCAGGCGGTATTGCGGAAGGACTGAGGAAAGGCGATCTAGTCATCACAACCGCAGCCTACAGGAGGGACGGAACGAGCCGCAGCTATGTTCCCGATACGTTTCCGGCGGCTGCGCACCACGAAATCATCGGTGCACTCATGCACGAGGCTGAGGAGCGCAAGTGCACATTCCAGAAGGGAGTGACGCTGTCAGTTGACGGTTTCTATTCAGAGAACAGGATATTAAATGATGACAGGGTGATATCGATGTCCCGCGGAGGCTTCATGCTGTCGCATACAGCCGGAAATCTGGACGATGCGAAGAAGATGGGGGTCAAGAACATAGAGATGGAGATGGGCACCGTGCTCACGTTGACGACGCTGTGGAATATCAGGGGAGGGGGCATCTGCCTAGTCTCGGATGTTGCGCCATGGCATGAGACAGAGGACATCATCGACCCGGAATCAGGCATGGACAGTTGCGTCGACACTGCCGTCGGTGCGCTGATCAGGGTGATAGGCGCTGACAGGGAGCGTGGCAATTAG